A genomic region of Deltaproteobacteria bacterium contains the following coding sequences:
- a CDS encoding alpha-ketoacid dehydrogenase subunit beta codes for MTPETHAPSASEAAAATTTQLARLNLVQAINQALEQELARDANVLLLGEDIGRGGGVFRVTEGLLAKFGPDRVMDTPLAESGGVGLGIGLALAGFRPVVEIQFMGFIYPAVNQLFAHAARYRNRTRGRYPVPMVVRTPYGGGIHPPEHHSESYEAMLANTPGLKVVVPSNPYDAKGLLVAAIRDPDPVVFLEPTRLYRAFRQEVPAASYEVPLGAAKVARSGTDVTVIAWGSMMQEALKAAEAAGLEGISVEVVDLRSIVPMDTATVLTSVARTGRAVVVHEAPRTCGLGAELVAQINEHVLLDLLAPVERVTGFDTVFPGAPLENHYLPSVERVLAAVRRTLEE; via the coding sequence ATGACCCCGGAGACCCACGCCCCCTCTGCCTCCGAAGCGGCCGCCGCGACAACGACCCAGCTCGCGCGCCTGAACCTCGTCCAGGCCATCAACCAGGCGCTCGAACAGGAGCTGGCCCGCGACGCGAACGTGCTCCTCCTCGGCGAAGACATCGGTCGCGGAGGCGGCGTCTTCCGCGTCACCGAGGGGCTGCTCGCGAAGTTCGGCCCGGACCGGGTGATGGACACGCCCCTCGCCGAGAGCGGCGGCGTGGGCCTGGGCATCGGCCTCGCGCTGGCCGGCTTCCGCCCGGTGGTCGAGATCCAGTTCATGGGCTTCATCTACCCGGCGGTGAACCAGCTCTTCGCGCACGCCGCGCGGTATCGCAACCGCACCCGCGGACGCTACCCCGTGCCGATGGTGGTGCGAACGCCGTACGGCGGCGGCATTCATCCCCCCGAGCATCACTCGGAGAGCTACGAGGCGATGCTGGCCAACACCCCAGGGCTCAAGGTGGTCGTCCCCTCGAACCCCTACGACGCGAAGGGGCTCCTGGTGGCCGCCATTCGCGACCCCGACCCCGTGGTCTTCCTCGAGCCGACGCGGCTATACCGCGCGTTCCGGCAGGAGGTGCCGGCCGCGAGCTACGAGGTGCCCCTCGGTGCCGCAAAGGTCGCTCGGAGCGGGACCGACGTGACGGTCATCGCCTGGGGCTCGATGATGCAAGAGGCCCTCAAGGCCGCCGAGGCGGCCGGGCTCGAGGGCATCTCGGTGGAGGTCGTGGACCTGCGATCGATCGTGCCCATGGACACCGCCACCGTGCTGACCTCGGTCGCGAGGACCGGGCGCGCCGTGGTGGTGCACGAGGCGCCGCGCACCTGCGGCCTGGGGGCAGAGCTCGTGGCGCAGATCAACGAGCACGTGCTGCTCGACCTCCTCGCGCCCGTCGAGCGGGTCACGGGCTTCGACACGGTATTCCCTGGGGCGCCGCTCGAGAATCACTACCTGCCGAGCGTCGAGCGCGTGCTCGCCGCCGTTCGTCGAACCCTGGAAGAGTAG
- the pdhA gene encoding pyruvate dehydrogenase (acetyl-transferring) E1 component subunit alpha — MPLTTVYQAVTQRLEILDPDGVADETLLPALAESALVGLLEQMLRLRAFDEKALNLQRQGRLGTYGSLRGQEAAQVGLALALRPTDWLIPSIREQGVLELRGLPMHNFLRFCKGDEWANRMCDLPRVLPPSIPIGSQLVHAAGIGLALRLREESAAAVGFCGDGATSEGDFHEALNFAAVFRARTLFYVQNNGWAISIPLRQQTCSETLAQKAHAYGMPGLQVDGNDVLAVYVAAEQALGHVRSGKGPFLLEAETYRVESHTTADDHRRYRPAEELEPWLRKDPIVRMRRYLERRGLWSAAAESRYLEALAVEVEAEVEKLETLPAPDPVDLFDHTFETLPPTLAAQRAEFLKELGR; from the coding sequence ATGCCGCTGACCACCGTGTACCAGGCCGTCACCCAGCGGCTCGAGATCCTGGACCCCGACGGCGTGGCGGACGAGACGCTCCTCCCGGCGCTTGCGGAGTCCGCTCTCGTGGGCCTGCTCGAGCAGATGCTGCGGCTGCGCGCCTTCGACGAGAAGGCCCTCAATCTGCAGCGCCAGGGTCGCCTCGGCACCTACGGCTCGCTCCGCGGTCAGGAGGCGGCCCAGGTCGGCCTGGCCCTCGCGCTGCGACCGACGGACTGGCTCATCCCGTCGATTCGCGAGCAGGGAGTCCTCGAGCTGCGCGGCCTGCCCATGCACAACTTCCTGCGCTTCTGCAAAGGAGACGAGTGGGCCAACCGCATGTGCGACCTGCCGCGGGTCCTGCCCCCCTCGATCCCCATCGGGAGCCAGCTCGTGCACGCCGCGGGGATCGGGCTAGCGCTGCGGTTGCGCGAGGAGTCCGCCGCCGCCGTCGGGTTCTGCGGCGACGGTGCCACCTCCGAGGGCGATTTCCACGAAGCGCTGAACTTCGCCGCGGTCTTTCGCGCACGCACGCTCTTCTACGTGCAGAACAACGGCTGGGCCATCTCGATCCCGCTCCGGCAGCAGACCTGCTCCGAGACTCTCGCCCAGAAGGCGCACGCCTACGGGATGCCGGGGCTGCAAGTGGACGGCAACGACGTCCTCGCCGTCTACGTGGCCGCCGAGCAGGCCTTGGGCCACGTGCGCAGCGGCAAGGGCCCCTTTCTCCTCGAGGCCGAGACCTATCGCGTGGAGAGCCACACCACCGCCGACGACCATCGCCGCTACCGGCCGGCCGAAGAGCTCGAACCCTGGCTCCGCAAGGACCCCATCGTGCGCATGCGCCGCTACCTCGAGCGTCGCGGCCTCTGGAGCGCGGCGGCCGAGTCGCGCTACCTCGAGGCGCTCGCGGTCGAGGTCGAGGCGGAGGTGGAGAAGCTCGAGACGCTCCCCGCCCCCGACCCGGTGGACCTCTTCGACCACACGTTCGAGACGCTGCCCCCGACCCTCGCGGCCCAGCGTGCGGAATTCCTCAAGGAGCTCGGCCGATGA
- a CDS encoding fasciclin domain-containing protein, with the protein MQWERRSASAGRAVRGVVSVGIVALLASACTKTEPTAPDKPATPKEEVVSTNPSDPNPPPLDPKNIVSIAIASKDHSTLVTALKAADYVTAVANPGPLTVFAPTNAAFDKLPKGTVEGLLKPEKQADLKEIVKYHATTSVYETGDLKDGQTLGMSNGKKVTIKVKDGKVTVNDANIVASVRASNGVVHIIDAVLLPPAAK; encoded by the coding sequence ATGCAATGGGAACGGCGTAGCGCTTCAGCTGGTCGGGCGGTGAGAGGGGTCGTGTCGGTCGGGATCGTGGCGTTGCTCGCGAGCGCGTGCACGAAGACCGAGCCGACGGCGCCTGACAAGCCCGCGACCCCCAAAGAGGAGGTCGTGTCCACCAATCCGTCGGATCCCAACCCCCCGCCACTCGACCCGAAGAACATCGTCAGCATCGCCATCGCATCGAAGGACCATTCCACGCTCGTTACGGCGCTCAAGGCGGCGGACTACGTCACCGCCGTCGCGAACCCCGGACCGCTCACCGTCTTCGCGCCGACCAATGCGGCCTTCGACAAGCTCCCGAAGGGGACCGTCGAGGGGCTCCTCAAACCGGAGAAACAGGCCGACCTGAAGGAGATCGTCAAGTATCACGCGACCACCTCCGTCTACGAGACGGGCGACCTGAAGGACGGCCAGACCCTTGGCATGTCGAACGGCAAGAAGGTGACGATCAAGGTCAAGGATGGCAAGGTCACCGTCAATGACGCGAACATCGTGGCCTCGGTTCGGGCCTCCAACGGGGTCGTGCACATCATCGACGCGGTGCTGCTCCCGCCGGCGGCGAAGTAG
- a CDS encoding NAD-dependent protein deacylase, producing MPRRVALPGLLVERLAHARSVGVITGAGVSAESGIQTYRGSGGLYDDPDEGDRTVEALSHHTLVRDPDRTWRTLADLARRAEGAEPNAGHRALVEIERRVERFALLTQNVDGLHQRAGSRNVIDIHGTIFDTRCMGCDAPGRLEELGALAAAPRCARCGAILRPDVVLFGELLDPEKLRRVHEAFYVRVPEVVIVAGTTALFPYIGEPVVLAREAGALTVEVNPEPTAVSQAAQVVLRAPAGEALPLLAEALSRGAAGG from the coding sequence ATGCCTCGCCGCGTCGCGCTCCCCGGCCTCCTCGTGGAACGACTCGCGCACGCGCGAAGCGTGGGCGTCATCACCGGCGCCGGCGTGTCGGCCGAGTCCGGTATCCAGACCTACCGCGGGAGCGGCGGGCTCTACGACGACCCCGACGAGGGAGATCGGACCGTCGAGGCGCTGAGCCACCACACCCTGGTTCGCGATCCCGACCGGACCTGGCGCACGCTCGCCGACCTCGCGCGGAGGGCGGAGGGGGCCGAGCCGAACGCCGGGCATCGGGCCCTGGTGGAGATCGAGCGCCGCGTGGAGCGTTTCGCGCTTCTGACGCAGAACGTGGACGGCCTGCACCAGCGCGCGGGCAGCCGCAACGTGATCGACATCCACGGCACGATCTTCGACACGCGGTGCATGGGGTGCGACGCGCCGGGGCGTCTCGAGGAGCTCGGCGCGCTCGCGGCCGCTCCACGGTGCGCGCGGTGCGGCGCCATCCTTCGTCCCGACGTGGTGCTCTTCGGCGAGCTTCTCGACCCGGAGAAGCTCCGTCGCGTGCACGAGGCGTTCTACGTGCGGGTCCCCGAGGTCGTGATCGTCGCCGGGACGACCGCCCTCTTCCCGTACATCGGGGAGCCGGTGGTGCTCGCGCGCGAGGCCGGGGCCCTGACCGTGGAGGTGAACCCCGAGCCGACGGCGGTCTCCCAGGCCGCCCAGGTCGTCCTGCGCGCTCCCGCCGGGGAGGCGCTCCCGCTGCTGGCCGAGGCCCTATCGCGGGGGGCCGCCGGGGGGTAG
- the carA gene encoding glutamine-hydrolyzing carbamoyl-phosphate synthase small subunit, giving the protein MTARRALLMLEDGRAFRGKTIGAPGEAFGELVFNTSMTGYQEIATDPSYCGQIVAFTCPHIGNYGVCDEDAQASRPAARGIVVRDLSPMASNWRASGVLHEWLAERGVPGITEVDTRALTRHLRERGAMRAGIFPEPPTEAEALRRVRATPSLEGRDLAAEVTTAEPYVVRPEGRRHFKVAVLDFGVKRGILQHLLRRGIEVHVLPASTTAAEVLALAPDGVMLSNGPGDPAAVRQGIETARGLLDKLPILGICLGHQLLGLALGGKTYKLRFGHHGGNHPVKDLRTGEVWITAHNHGFAVDDASLSGLELEVTHKSLYDGTHEGFAVPKRRVMAVQFHPEGAPGPSDAASIFDRFRTMIELGPRHA; this is encoded by the coding sequence ATGACCGCACGTCGCGCGTTGCTGATGCTCGAGGATGGCCGGGCCTTCCGGGGAAAGACGATTGGGGCGCCCGGGGAAGCTTTCGGTGAGCTGGTCTTCAACACCAGCATGACGGGGTATCAGGAGATCGCCACCGACCCGTCGTACTGCGGCCAGATCGTGGCCTTCACCTGCCCGCACATCGGCAACTACGGCGTGTGCGACGAGGACGCGCAGGCTTCGCGACCGGCGGCGCGCGGGATCGTGGTGCGAGACCTGTCGCCCATGGCCAGTAACTGGCGGGCCAGCGGAGTGCTCCACGAGTGGCTCGCGGAGCGGGGCGTGCCCGGCATTACCGAGGTGGACACGCGGGCGCTCACCCGCCACCTTCGCGAGAGGGGTGCCATGCGCGCGGGGATCTTCCCCGAGCCCCCGACGGAGGCGGAGGCGCTCCGACGCGTGCGCGCCACCCCGTCGCTCGAGGGACGAGACCTGGCCGCGGAGGTGACGACGGCCGAGCCCTACGTGGTGCGTCCCGAGGGGCGTCGGCACTTCAAGGTGGCCGTTCTCGACTTCGGGGTGAAGCGCGGCATCCTCCAGCACCTGCTCCGGCGCGGCATCGAGGTACACGTGCTCCCGGCTTCCACCACGGCGGCCGAGGTGTTGGCGCTCGCGCCGGACGGGGTGATGCTCTCGAACGGCCCCGGGGACCCGGCGGCCGTCCGACAGGGGATCGAGACGGCTCGGGGACTGCTCGACAAGCTGCCGATCCTCGGCATCTGTCTCGGGCACCAGCTCCTGGGCCTCGCACTCGGCGGCAAGACCTACAAGCTCCGCTTCGGCCACCACGGGGGCAACCATCCCGTGAAGGACCTGCGCACGGGCGAGGTCTGGATCACGGCCCACAACCACGGCTTCGCGGTGGACGACGCGTCGCTCTCCGGCCTGGAGCTCGAAGTGACCCACAAGAGCCTGTACGACGGCACGCACGAGGGCTTCGCGGTCCCCAAGCGGCGGGTCATGGCGGTGCAGTTTCACCCCGAAGGAGCGCCCGGTCCCTCGGACGCGGCGTCGATCTTCGACCGCTTCCGCACCATGATCGAGCTGGGGCCCCGCCATGCCTAA